One part of the Corynebacterium sp. CNCTC7651 genome encodes these proteins:
- a CDS encoding YggS family pyridoxal phosphate-dependent enzyme, translated as MIAGDIAGNLAAVRERIHAAERAAGRPEGSVALLPVSKFHPVEAIVAVRELGITMVGENREQEARDKAQALTERGVDCGIAMIGQIQSKKANAVARWAAEVHSLDSVKLANGLDRGMALALERGDRPEASSSLPCLIQLSADGDTSRGGIAEPDLPELIDSVEAAQHLEFAGFMVVPPLDAEPRAVFEHVRTLTDDYSQRLSRPLTFSAGMSGDFEDAIACGSDIVRVGTAVFGPRPVI; from the coding sequence ATGATTGCCGGCGACATTGCCGGCAATCTCGCCGCAGTCCGCGAGCGCATTCACGCCGCGGAACGGGCGGCCGGCCGCCCCGAAGGCAGCGTCGCGCTCTTGCCTGTGAGCAAGTTCCATCCCGTCGAAGCGATCGTCGCCGTGCGCGAGCTCGGCATCACGATGGTGGGGGAGAACCGCGAGCAGGAGGCCCGCGACAAGGCTCAGGCCCTGACCGAGAGGGGCGTGGACTGCGGCATCGCCATGATCGGCCAGATCCAGTCCAAGAAGGCCAACGCGGTTGCCCGCTGGGCGGCGGAGGTCCACTCCCTCGACAGCGTCAAGCTCGCAAACGGCCTGGACCGCGGCATGGCGCTGGCGCTGGAGCGGGGCGATCGCCCCGAAGCGTCGTCAAGCTTGCCGTGCCTGATCCAGCTTTCCGCGGACGGCGACACCTCCCGCGGCGGTATCGCGGAGCCGGACCTGCCCGAGCTGATCGACTCCGTCGAGGCGGCCCAGCACCTCGAGTTCGCGGGGTTCATGGTGGTCCCGCCGCTCGACGCCGAGCCGCGCGCCGTGTTCGAGCACGTTCGCACGCTTACCGACGATTATTCGCAGCGCCTCAGCCGCCCCCTGACCTTCTCGGCGGGCATGTCCGGCGACTTCGAAGACGCGATTGCGTGCGGGTCCGACATCGTGCGTGTCGGAACCGCAGTGTTCGGACCGCGGCCCGTAATCTAA
- the pgeF gene encoding peptidoglycan editing factor PgeF translates to MADPTTRPVRMVFTSRAGGVSSSPYDSFNLGDHVGDKPEDVAANRERLAHVLGLEPSQFVWMEQLHTNTVTVVDAPQPEPVEATDAVVTTQVGLALTVLVADCVPVLLSDHAAGVVAAAHAGRLGARNGIVRRTVETMQELGANPANIQALLGPAASGASYEVPADMAADVEKHLPGSRTKTAKGTTGLDIRAGLVRQLLSMGVTHVDADPRDTITDTDFFSYRREGTTGRQAGVVWLTGVAQ, encoded by the coding sequence ATGGCAGACCCGACCACCCGCCCCGTCCGCATGGTGTTCACTAGCCGTGCCGGCGGGGTGTCGTCGTCCCCGTACGACTCCTTCAACCTGGGCGACCACGTGGGCGATAAGCCAGAGGACGTGGCGGCGAACCGCGAGCGCCTTGCGCACGTGCTCGGCCTGGAACCCAGCCAGTTTGTCTGGATGGAGCAGCTGCACACCAACACGGTCACTGTCGTCGACGCTCCGCAGCCCGAGCCGGTCGAAGCCACCGACGCGGTGGTAACCACCCAGGTCGGCCTGGCCCTGACCGTGCTGGTGGCGGACTGCGTCCCGGTCCTGCTGTCCGACCACGCGGCCGGCGTGGTGGCCGCCGCCCACGCGGGCCGCCTCGGTGCCCGCAACGGCATTGTCCGCCGCACCGTGGAAACCATGCAGGAGCTAGGGGCGAACCCCGCCAACATCCAGGCGCTCCTGGGCCCGGCGGCATCCGGCGCGTCTTACGAGGTGCCGGCGGATATGGCGGCAGACGTGGAAAAGCACCTGCCCGGGTCCCGCACGAAAACCGCGAAGGGCACCACCGGCCTGGACATCCGGGCGGGCCTGGTGCGCCAGCTGTTGTCCATGGGTGTCACCCACGTGGATGCGGATCCCCGCGACACCATCACGGACACCGATTTCTTCTCCTACCGCCGCGAGGGCACCACCGGGCGCCAGGCCGGCGTGGTCTGGCTGACGGGGGTAGCTCAATGA
- the ftsZ gene encoding cell division protein FtsZ: MTSPANYLAMIRVVGVGGGGVNAVNRMIEEGLKGVEFVAINTDSQALLFTDADTKLDIGREATRGLGAGANPEVGRTSAEDHKQEIEESLKGSDMVFVTAGEGGGTGTGAAPVVAGIAKKMGALTIGVVTRPFTFEGKRRTRQALEGIENLKEVCDTVIVIPNDRLLQLGDAELSMMDAFRAADEVLFNGVQGITNLITIPGMINVDFADVRSVMADAGSALMGVGSARGENRVMSATEQAINSPLLESTMEGAKGVLLSIAGGSDLGLQEVHSAASIVEEKADDDANIIFGTIIDDNLGDEVRVTIIATGFDEKANKLPDAPAQGEVSGSTAVTVEQAPASETATPAPARGSLFDDRSDRANDDYQARHRYEPQRSGLFTSEERRDDRRSGGFDDDFDVDVPDFLR; the protein is encoded by the coding sequence ATGACCTCTCCCGCTAACTACCTCGCCATGATCCGCGTCGTCGGTGTCGGCGGCGGCGGCGTTAACGCCGTCAACCGCATGATCGAGGAGGGCCTGAAGGGCGTCGAATTCGTCGCCATCAACACCGACTCCCAGGCGCTGCTGTTTACCGACGCAGACACCAAGCTCGACATCGGCCGCGAGGCCACCCGCGGCCTCGGTGCCGGCGCGAACCCGGAGGTGGGCCGCACCAGCGCGGAGGACCACAAGCAGGAGATCGAGGAGTCCCTCAAGGGCTCCGACATGGTGTTTGTCACCGCCGGCGAGGGCGGCGGCACCGGCACCGGCGCAGCCCCGGTTGTCGCGGGCATTGCCAAGAAGATGGGCGCGCTGACCATCGGCGTGGTCACCCGCCCGTTCACCTTCGAAGGCAAGCGCCGCACCCGCCAGGCGCTCGAGGGCATTGAGAACCTGAAGGAAGTCTGCGACACCGTCATCGTCATCCCGAACGACCGCCTGCTGCAGCTCGGCGACGCAGAGCTGTCCATGATGGACGCCTTCCGCGCCGCCGACGAGGTGCTGTTCAACGGTGTCCAGGGCATCACCAACCTGATCACCATCCCGGGCATGATCAACGTGGACTTCGCTGACGTGCGCTCCGTCATGGCAGATGCCGGCTCCGCGCTCATGGGTGTCGGCTCCGCGCGCGGCGAAAACCGCGTCATGTCCGCCACCGAGCAGGCCATCAACTCCCCGCTGCTGGAATCCACCATGGAAGGCGCCAAGGGCGTGCTGCTCTCCATCGCGGGCGGCTCCGACCTGGGCCTACAGGAGGTGCACTCCGCCGCATCCATCGTGGAGGAGAAGGCGGACGATGACGCGAACATCATCTTCGGCACCATCATCGACGACAACTTGGGCGACGAGGTCCGCGTGACCATCATCGCCACCGGCTTCGACGAGAAGGCCAACAAGCTCCCGGACGCTCCCGCCCAGGGCGAGGTTTCCGGCTCCACCGCGGTGACCGTCGAGCAGGCTCCCGCCTCCGAGACTGCTACTCCGGCGCCCGCTCGCGGCTCGCTTTTCGACGATCGCTCCGACCGCGCGAACGACGACTACCAGGCCCGCCACCGCTACGAGCCGCAGCGTTCCGGCCTGTTCACCAGCGAAGAGCGCCGCGATGACCGCCGCAGCGGCGGCTTCGACGACGACTTTGATGTCGACGTGCCGGACTTCCTGCGCTAA
- a CDS encoding cell division protein FtsQ/DivIB encodes MSTKLGATPPPEPAPEPAAPDEPTAAPAPAPARPKRRRAMWSIAGCVALVAALAAAAPFTPVMPVRGVTVEGNRVLAADHVEALTGIAPDTPMGRVDVSGAAHRVASDPWVKTVTVSRSWPSTIDVTLEEHVAVAFITEADGAHLINREGKDFLVAEPPADAIEIIGTAPDNEVSLARAVEIASSISDRSRGEIAALEAGKYDYVLRTVDGRTVHWGASEDNANKALALETVLQMEGSEFNIANPQLVTSR; translated from the coding sequence GTGTCCACCAAGCTCGGGGCCACCCCGCCGCCAGAACCCGCGCCAGAGCCGGCCGCGCCGGATGAGCCCACCGCCGCGCCGGCGCCCGCGCCCGCGCGCCCCAAGCGCCGCCGCGCGATGTGGTCGATCGCTGGGTGCGTCGCGCTGGTTGCAGCCCTTGCCGCCGCTGCGCCGTTCACCCCGGTCATGCCGGTGCGCGGCGTCACGGTGGAGGGCAACCGCGTCCTGGCGGCGGACCACGTGGAGGCGCTGACGGGCATCGCGCCGGATACGCCGATGGGCCGGGTGGATGTGAGTGGCGCGGCGCATCGCGTCGCCTCGGACCCGTGGGTGAAAACGGTGACCGTGTCGCGCTCGTGGCCGAGCACCATCGACGTGACGTTGGAGGAGCACGTCGCCGTCGCGTTCATCACCGAAGCGGACGGCGCCCACCTCATTAACCGCGAGGGCAAGGATTTCCTGGTGGCGGAGCCGCCGGCGGACGCGATCGAGATCATCGGCACCGCGCCGGATAATGAGGTTTCGCTTGCTCGGGCGGTGGAAATTGCGTCGTCGATAAGCGATCGCTCCCGGGGCGAAATCGCGGCGCTGGAGGCGGGGAAGTACGACTATGTCCTGCGGACCGTGGACGGGCGCACGGTGCACTGGGGGGCGAGCGAGGACAACGCGAATAAGGCGCTGGCGCTGGAGACGGTGCTGCAGATGGAGGGCAGCGAATTCAACATCGCTAACCCCCAATTGGTGACAAGCCGCTAG
- the murC gene encoding UDP-N-acetylmuramate--L-alanine ligase, which translates to MTDLSRVHMIGIGGAGMSGIAHILLDRGYVVTGSDVKDSRPVRALRTQGATIAVGHAPENLELAGELPTVVVTSFAAIPKDNPELVRAEVEGIPVLRRSDLLAELMEGYTQVLLAGTHGKTSTTSMTVVALQAAGLDPSFAIGGQLNRAGTNAHHGAGEVFVAEADESDASLLRYSPDVAVVTNIEPDHLDYFGTAEAYFAVFDDFADRVSEHGHLVVCLDDDNAAECGRRALARGINVAGYGTAAAAAAHADIPAGAIITAEELRGASVAVTVQLAAGESVDYTLAVPGRHMVLNSAAALLSGVLVGAAPADLAAGLSDFTGVRRRFELKGELTAGPYTGARVYDDYAHHPTEVAAVLTAAREKVEAEGNGARVVVCFQPHLYSRTQEFAAEFAEALSLADACVVLDIFGAREAPVEGVTSRIITDGITSEVRYEPDFSAAPATVAELTRPGDVVFTMGAGSVTLLADEILAALAEPANAGE; encoded by the coding sequence ATGACTGATCTTTCCCGCGTCCACATGATCGGCATCGGCGGCGCCGGCATGTCCGGCATCGCCCACATCCTGCTGGACCGCGGCTACGTGGTCACGGGCTCCGACGTGAAGGACTCACGCCCGGTGCGCGCCCTGCGCACCCAAGGCGCGACCATTGCCGTCGGCCACGCGCCGGAAAACCTCGAGCTGGCAGGTGAACTGCCCACCGTCGTGGTGACCAGCTTCGCCGCCATCCCCAAAGACAACCCGGAGTTGGTGCGCGCGGAGGTGGAGGGCATCCCGGTGCTGCGCCGCTCCGACCTTCTGGCGGAGTTGATGGAGGGCTACACCCAAGTTTTGTTGGCCGGCACCCACGGCAAGACCTCCACCACCTCAATGACTGTGGTGGCGCTGCAGGCCGCGGGCCTGGATCCCTCCTTTGCCATCGGCGGGCAGCTCAACCGCGCGGGCACGAACGCCCACCACGGCGCTGGCGAGGTCTTTGTGGCGGAGGCGGACGAGTCGGACGCGTCGCTTTTGCGCTACAGCCCGGACGTTGCAGTGGTGACAAACATTGAGCCGGACCACCTGGACTACTTCGGCACTGCGGAGGCCTACTTCGCCGTGTTCGACGATTTCGCGGACCGCGTGAGCGAGCACGGCCACTTGGTGGTCTGCTTGGACGACGACAACGCGGCGGAATGCGGCCGCCGCGCACTCGCGCGCGGCATTAACGTCGCCGGCTACGGCACCGCGGCGGCCGCTGCCGCCCACGCGGACATTCCCGCCGGCGCGATCATCACCGCCGAGGAGCTGCGAGGCGCCTCCGTTGCCGTCACGGTGCAGCTCGCGGCGGGGGAGAGCGTGGACTACACCTTGGCAGTGCCGGGGCGCCACATGGTGCTCAACTCCGCAGCAGCGCTCCTCTCCGGCGTGCTTGTCGGTGCCGCACCGGCTGACCTGGCGGCGGGTTTGAGCGACTTCACCGGCGTACGCCGCCGCTTCGAGCTCAAGGGCGAGCTCACGGCCGGCCCATACACCGGCGCCCGCGTGTACGACGATTACGCGCACCACCCCACCGAGGTTGCCGCCGTGCTCACTGCCGCCCGAGAGAAGGTCGAGGCCGAGGGCAACGGCGCCCGCGTGGTGGTGTGCTTCCAGCCGCACCTGTACTCCCGCACCCAGGAGTTCGCGGCCGAATTCGCGGAGGCCCTCTCGCTCGCGGACGCCTGCGTGGTGCTGGACATCTTCGGCGCCCGCGAGGCGCCGGTTGAGGGCGTGACCTCGCGCATCATCACCGACGGCATCACGTCCGAGGTGCGCTACGAGCCGGACTTCTCCGCAGCGCCTGCCACCGTCGCCGAGCTCACCCGCCCCGGAGACGTGGTGTTCACCATGGGCGCCGGGAGCGTCACGCTGCTTGCCGACGAAATCCTCGCCGCCCTCGCGGAACCAGCCAACGCGGGGGAGTAA
- a CDS encoding glycosyltransferase: MDTGQPLSIVVAGGGTAGHIEPALAVGEVLRDTYGANVVALGTERGLETSIVPARGFELQLIDPVPIPRRQPVKLLGVPAKLTKSVNQTRKVLKDAGAQAVFGTGGYVAASAYLAARSLRIPFFVLETNALAGMANKMGVRLGGTGLNAVAGSGMDGEVVGIPVRPGVGVDSDGAKAERGYKTFNLDPARKTLLVTGGSQGAVRINQALEGAVDTLVSEGFQVLHAYGRKNDAPPPREHYTALPYIDDMEAALAVADLVVCRSGAMTVAENSAAGLPAIYVPLPHGNGEQGLNSAHLVSTGAAVRIDDSELTSQTLIDTVTAILGDDARLTSMRDALAESGAGDVAEQIAAKIVAAATNKHTK; this comes from the coding sequence ATGGATACCGGACAGCCGCTGAGCATTGTTGTTGCAGGTGGCGGCACTGCCGGCCACATTGAGCCGGCGCTTGCCGTGGGCGAGGTGCTGCGAGACACCTACGGCGCGAACGTGGTGGCGCTGGGTACGGAGCGGGGGCTGGAAACCTCCATCGTGCCCGCGCGCGGTTTTGAGTTGCAGTTGATTGACCCGGTGCCCATCCCGCGCCGCCAGCCGGTGAAGCTGCTCGGCGTCCCGGCGAAGCTGACCAAGAGCGTGAACCAGACGCGCAAGGTACTCAAGGATGCGGGCGCGCAGGCTGTCTTCGGCACCGGCGGCTATGTGGCCGCGTCCGCGTACCTCGCCGCGCGCTCCCTGCGCATCCCGTTCTTCGTGCTGGAGACGAATGCGCTCGCCGGCATGGCCAACAAGATGGGTGTGCGCCTCGGCGGCACCGGCCTCAACGCTGTCGCCGGCTCCGGCATGGACGGGGAGGTGGTTGGCATCCCCGTGCGCCCAGGCGTCGGGGTTGATTCAGACGGTGCGAAGGCGGAGCGCGGATACAAGACCTTCAACCTTGATCCTGCGCGCAAGACATTGCTGGTCACCGGCGGGTCCCAGGGCGCGGTGCGCATCAACCAGGCCCTGGAGGGCGCGGTGGACACGCTTGTCAGCGAAGGTTTTCAGGTCCTCCACGCCTACGGCCGGAAGAACGATGCGCCGCCGCCGCGCGAGCACTACACCGCGCTGCCGTACATCGACGACATGGAGGCGGCACTTGCCGTCGCGGACCTGGTGGTGTGCCGTTCCGGCGCGATGACGGTGGCGGAGAATTCTGCCGCCGGTCTGCCCGCCATCTACGTCCCGCTGCCGCACGGCAACGGCGAGCAGGGCCTCAACTCGGCGCACCTGGTGTCCACCGGGGCCGCCGTGCGTATCGACGATAGCGAGCTGACCTCCCAGACCCTCATCGACACCGTCACGGCGATTCTGGGCGACGATGCCCGCCTTACCTCCATGCGCGATGCTTTGGCGGAATCCGGCGCGGGCGATGTAGCGGAGCAGATTGCGGCCAAGATTGTTGCGGCCGCGACAAACAAGCACACGAAGTAG
- a CDS encoding FtsW/RodA/SpoVE family cell cycle protein produces MTVRESHKATRAEAASLRPSRPVRPPESGIARASRKLHAAMEARPQLDYTMIRTIVLILAGLGIVMVMSSSMATSFAVSSSVWSQALRQTVMVSVGLFAFWVALNTPPEKLRRFSGLIMALAVLLLIAVLIPGIGTGKEEVGSQSWIVVGPLRLQPSEVARVAIAIWGAQVLAGRDPKRLFKANNGFPLFLIVAFICVLLIAAQGDLGMAVSFSIVVAFILLFAGVSWTAIGIAAIGGLLVMVFEFLSGGFRSNRFHVYFDALFGKFEDTRGVAFQSHQGFLSLADGSLFGVGLGQSRAKWFYLPEARNDFIFAVIGEELGLWGGALVIILFALLGYFGLRTARRAQNQFQALMAAALTAGVVSQAFINIGYVVGLLPVTGIQLPMLSAGGTSAIITLAGMGVLASVARHEPDAISSMQNHGRPTFDRVLGIAEPKAPAQLKAARRPVRESAPRERAGQQPRAGQQPRAGQQPRSRQHTGQQQRPTQQQRRPARQRQDREARYGTPVAAGNRASARKAPRYDGQQRVRSADMRRAG; encoded by the coding sequence ATGACGGTTCGTGAGTCCCACAAGGCAACTCGCGCCGAGGCGGCATCGTTGCGGCCCTCGCGCCCCGTACGTCCTCCCGAGTCAGGGATCGCGCGCGCCTCCCGCAAGCTCCACGCCGCAATGGAGGCGCGCCCGCAGCTGGACTATACGATGATCCGCACCATCGTCCTCATCCTGGCCGGATTGGGCATTGTGATGGTGATGAGCTCCTCGATGGCCACATCGTTCGCCGTGTCCTCCTCCGTGTGGTCCCAGGCGCTGCGCCAAACCGTGATGGTCTCCGTCGGCCTGTTCGCGTTCTGGGTCGCGCTGAACACCCCTCCTGAAAAGCTGCGACGCTTCTCCGGCCTGATCATGGCCCTGGCAGTTCTGCTGCTCATCGCCGTGCTCATCCCGGGCATCGGCACAGGTAAAGAAGAAGTGGGCTCCCAGTCCTGGATTGTCGTTGGCCCGCTGCGCCTGCAGCCCTCGGAGGTTGCTCGCGTCGCCATCGCCATCTGGGGCGCGCAGGTCCTCGCCGGCCGCGACCCGAAGCGCCTGTTCAAGGCCAACAACGGCTTCCCGCTATTCCTCATCGTCGCGTTCATCTGCGTGCTGCTCATCGCCGCGCAGGGCGACCTGGGCATGGCCGTGTCCTTCTCCATCGTCGTCGCCTTCATCCTGCTGTTCGCCGGCGTGTCCTGGACCGCGATCGGTATCGCGGCCATCGGCGGCCTGCTGGTGATGGTCTTCGAATTCCTCTCCGGCGGCTTCCGCTCCAACCGCTTCCACGTGTACTTCGACGCGCTCTTCGGCAAGTTCGAGGACACCCGCGGCGTCGCCTTCCAATCGCACCAGGGCTTTCTTTCGCTTGCCGACGGCTCCTTGTTCGGCGTCGGCCTCGGACAGTCCCGCGCCAAGTGGTTCTACCTGCCGGAGGCGCGAAACGACTTCATCTTCGCCGTCATCGGCGAGGAGCTTGGCCTGTGGGGCGGCGCCCTGGTCATCATCCTTTTCGCCCTGCTGGGCTACTTCGGCCTGCGCACCGCCCGCCGCGCCCAGAACCAGTTCCAGGCCCTGATGGCCGCCGCGCTGACGGCCGGCGTGGTTTCCCAGGCGTTCATCAACATCGGCTACGTCGTCGGCCTGCTTCCGGTGACCGGCATCCAGCTGCCCATGCTGTCTGCCGGCGGCACCTCCGCCATCATCACCCTTGCCGGCATGGGCGTGCTCGCCTCCGTGGCGCGCCACGAGCCGGACGCGATTTCTTCCATGCAGAACCACGGGCGCCCGACTTTCGACCGCGTCCTGGGTATCGCAGAGCCGAAAGCGCCGGCCCAGCTTAAAGCCGCACGCCGCCCTGTCCGCGAGAGCGCCCCGCGCGAGCGCGCCGGTCAGCAGCCGCGCGCTGGCCAGCAGCCGCGGGCTGGCCAGCAGCCGCGCAGCCGGCAGCACACGGGACAGCAACAGCGTCCCACCCAGCAGCAGCGCCGCCCTGCCCGCCAGCGCCAGGACCGCGAGGCCCGCTACGGTACGCCGGTGGCGGCGGGGAACCGAGCGTCGGCACGCAAGGCCCCGCGTTACGATGGCCAGCAACGCGTACGCTCCGCGGACATGCGCCGCGCGGGCTAA
- the murD gene encoding UDP-N-acetylmuramoyl-L-alanine--D-glutamate ligase has product MAEPDRRAPVNPVIPAELAGGVIVAGAGVSGIGITKLLTSQGIEVILADDNPAGRERATAATGVTAVTTAQAREHFARIRTVVTSPGWRPDSPLLVDAALAGLDVIGDVEACYRLDRAGVFGVPRDWLVVTGTNGKTTTTGMLAAMMQELGKDTGKRARACGNIGIAVADALTAKDRVDVLVAELSSFQLFWSTELTPDAGVLLNLADDHIDWHGSFEHYAAAKARVLAAARAVAGVDDQHVRNLVAASGREDIIGFTLSAPAAGQVGVEGGRLVSRIGGAAVDLASADGIEPAGAAGILDALAAAAVALTQGAEPKHIQAALHAYRVEGHRGAVVHSAGGVDWVDNSKATNPHAADSALTGAGTVVWVAGGQLKGAAVDELIAAHANQFRAVALLGVDREILREAVERLAPGVPVFVTDSTDPVAAMDAVCEFAAAQAQPGDTVLLAPAAASLDMYSGMSARGNEFAAAAMRHC; this is encoded by the coding sequence GTGGCTGAGCCAGATCGGCGCGCACCTGTGAACCCCGTCATTCCTGCAGAACTTGCCGGCGGTGTAATCGTCGCCGGTGCCGGTGTGTCCGGCATCGGCATCACCAAACTGCTGACCAGCCAGGGCATCGAGGTCATCCTCGCCGACGACAACCCCGCCGGCCGCGAGCGCGCCACTGCGGCAACCGGGGTCACCGCCGTCACCACCGCCCAGGCGCGGGAGCACTTCGCCCGCATCCGCACCGTGGTTACGTCCCCCGGGTGGCGCCCGGATTCGCCCTTGCTTGTCGACGCCGCCTTGGCCGGCCTCGACGTCATCGGCGACGTGGAAGCCTGCTACCGCCTGGACCGCGCAGGCGTGTTCGGCGTCCCGCGCGACTGGCTGGTGGTCACCGGCACCAACGGCAAAACCACCACCACGGGCATGCTCGCCGCGATGATGCAGGAGCTTGGCAAGGACACCGGCAAGCGCGCGCGGGCCTGCGGCAACATCGGCATCGCCGTCGCGGACGCGCTGACGGCTAAGGACCGCGTGGACGTGCTGGTGGCGGAACTGTCCAGCTTCCAGCTCTTCTGGTCCACCGAGCTCACCCCGGACGCCGGCGTGCTGCTCAACCTGGCGGACGACCACATTGATTGGCACGGCAGCTTCGAGCACTACGCCGCCGCAAAGGCGCGGGTACTCGCGGCCGCGAGGGCGGTTGCCGGCGTGGACGACCAGCACGTGCGCAACCTGGTTGCCGCCAGCGGACGCGAGGACATCATCGGCTTCACCCTCAGCGCACCCGCCGCGGGCCAAGTCGGCGTGGAAGGCGGCCGGCTGGTCTCCCGCATCGGCGGCGCGGCGGTGGACCTCGCTTCCGCCGACGGCATCGAACCGGCTGGTGCTGCAGGCATCCTGGACGCGCTGGCGGCCGCCGCCGTGGCGCTGACCCAGGGAGCAGAGCCGAAGCATATCCAGGCCGCGCTGCACGCGTACCGCGTGGAGGGCCACCGGGGCGCGGTGGTGCACTCGGCCGGTGGGGTGGACTGGGTGGATAACTCCAAGGCAACCAACCCGCACGCGGCGGATTCGGCCCTTACCGGCGCCGGCACCGTGGTGTGGGTTGCCGGCGGCCAGCTCAAGGGCGCGGCGGTGGATGAGCTCATCGCGGCGCACGCGAACCAGTTCCGGGCGGTGGCCCTCCTCGGCGTGGACCGGGAGATCCTGCGGGAGGCGGTGGAGCGCCTCGCGCCAGGTGTGCCCGTCTTTGTCACCGACTCAACCGACCCGGTCGCGGCAATGGATGCCGTGTGCGAATTCGCCGCTGCGCAGGCGCAGCCGGGCGACACGGTGCTGCTCGCGCCGGCTGCAGCCAGCCTGGACATGTATTCCGGAATGTCGGCGCGTGGCAACGAGTTTGCGGCTGCGGCAATGAGACACTGCTAA
- the mraY gene encoding phospho-N-acetylmuramoyl-pentapeptide-transferase: MVQLIIAGIVSFLVTIFTTPLLIRYFHRREMGQEIREDGPQWHAKKRGTPTMGGIAILLGITMGYLVSAIVAVAGGHAGFTASGLIVLGLTLSLGLVGFADDGIKLFLKRNLGLNKTAKLVAQLAIAIIFGLLITRFPDANGLTPGSTFLSFTRDIETLNIAVGGGIIGTILFLVFIYLLLAAWSNAVNLTDGLDGLAAGSTALVMTAYTFITFWQFRNSCEAGAAPGCYSVRDPLELAVLAISGFGACMGFLWWNAAPAKIFMGDTGSLALGGLVAGLSVCSRTELLMVIIGALFVIEAASVVIQVASFKTTGKRVFKMAPFHHHFERSGWAETTVVIRFWLIASMACAFGLAAFYGEWLSQIGAHL, from the coding sequence ATGGTTCAGCTCATCATCGCAGGAATAGTCAGCTTCCTGGTCACCATTTTCACCACCCCGCTTTTGATCAGGTACTTCCACCGCCGCGAGATGGGCCAGGAGATCCGCGAGGACGGCCCGCAGTGGCACGCCAAGAAGCGCGGCACGCCAACCATGGGCGGCATCGCCATCCTGCTGGGCATCACCATGGGTTACTTGGTTAGCGCCATCGTGGCTGTTGCGGGCGGGCACGCCGGCTTCACCGCATCCGGCCTGATTGTGCTTGGGCTGACCCTGTCCCTCGGCCTGGTGGGCTTTGCGGATGACGGCATCAAGCTCTTCCTCAAGCGCAACCTGGGCCTGAACAAGACGGCCAAGCTGGTGGCCCAGCTGGCCATCGCCATCATCTTCGGCCTGCTGATCACCCGCTTCCCGGACGCGAACGGGCTCACCCCGGGCTCGACGTTCTTGAGCTTCACGCGCGACATTGAGACGCTGAACATCGCCGTGGGCGGCGGCATCATCGGCACCATTCTTTTCCTGGTGTTCATCTACCTCCTGCTTGCCGCCTGGTCCAACGCGGTGAACCTGACCGACGGCCTGGACGGCCTCGCTGCCGGCAGCACCGCGCTGGTGATGACTGCCTACACCTTCATCACCTTCTGGCAGTTCCGGAACTCCTGCGAGGCGGGTGCCGCGCCGGGCTGCTACTCGGTTCGCGACCCGCTGGAGCTGGCGGTGCTGGCCATCTCCGGTTTCGGTGCCTGCATGGGCTTCCTCTGGTGGAACGCCGCACCGGCAAAGATCTTCATGGGCGACACCGGTTCGCTGGCCCTCGGCGGCCTAGTCGCCGGCCTATCCGTGTGCTCCCGCACGGAGCTGCTGATGGTGATCATCGGCGCGCTCTTCGTCATCGAGGCTGCGTCCGTGGTCATCCAGGTCGCCTCCTTCAAGACCACCGGTAAGCGCGTGTTCAAGATGGCGCCGTTCCACCACCACTTCGAGCGCAGCGGCTGGGCGGAGACCACGGTGGTGATCCGCTTCTGGCTGATCGCCTCCATGGCCTGCGCTTTCGGCCTCGCGGCGTTCTACGGTGAGTGGCTGAGCCAGATCGGCGCGCACCTGTGA